TATGAGGAAAATCAAAGAAAAAGGTAACAGTTCTAACGATCGTTGAAAGATTTCTATACTTTTTGTTGAAAGATCATCCTCTACCATTCTCTACCAGATACAGGGTATCCCTACTATCCAAACTCCCACAGGATATGGGTAAAAGAAACGACGACCGAACGAGAGGGAAAACGGTTTGCGAACATCGCCATTTGCATAACAAATAAAGTCAGTAACTGAAtcaacacacacactcgaGCAGTGGATAGAGCATAGATTGAGGAGCGGGAGCGGGTGGGAGGGCGGATACGTGTCCTTGCAGCCATTAAAAATGCCAGCATATGTGTGCGAGCGAGCAAGACAGAAGAGAGGTACAGGCTCACCCATGGGTTAACAAGTGCAGTCAGCGGGTTAAAAACAGCGACGCCCAAGCACTGTAAAGTCTGCCCTTTGTGCATGACTAACTGACGTGATGGACGAGCGCCCCACCACCTGAATGACAGACTGGAGGGACGGCTACTCTACGACCTGACAgagtgactgactgactgacagaCAGAGCGACCCATAGAATGACCCATAAATATTTGGTTGTGCAACAGAAAGAATAAATAAAGAAACACAAAAGAAAACCTGAAAAATATACTACCGAAAAATTGTAAggaaataaaagaaaaacttTATGCAGCAAAAGCATAAAAAGGAATGCAAAAAATACCACTCCTTAATGCCACAGAAAATTCTCAGAAATTGGGGGAATTCCCAGAACACAATCATGCACCCTTTTCCACATCTCAAGTCTATAGAAAACTTTAAAATTTCCTGTATAAGTCACATATCTTTGGTTTGTGCTTTTTTATAGCCCTTTTAAATATTTAGAATGCTTTAGCTTTGTCCGAAAATATCAAATCTCAAAGGAGTACAGTCCTGGAATTATTTAGAGCCAAAAATTTCATATGCAAGCGTGTGGCAGAAAAATGAGAGGCAGGGACAAAACTAATGTAACTAAAGtctattattaatattaatgCTTAGGAAATTCTGAGAAATTTATCTTGCAAAAATATATGTGTCATAAAGGCAGATGAGTTCTTAAGATAAATAtgaatttattatttaataactGTTGCTACTGAAAAACTTGCATGTGTTGTAAGAAATTCTTAGAAATATATGTAATGCATTTAGGAGTGCTTCATCTGTTATTCATGGAAGATTTACTGAGACTAAAGCTACTTTAAAATAACGTAAAGGTTCCATAAATTTTCTGTGAATTTCCAGGAGTTTCAGGACAGGCTTAAAAAATATACTTTCCGCTTGGATAATTCCATTTTAATTAGTTGTAATAACAAATCTATAATTACAGATAAATAACAACGcagaaattaattaattatacATTTTATGAAGCATATTTCTACTTTTACAATGCCATTCGTTTATTAATTACTCAACAAAATAATGACCTGTCGAAACGATGATGCTTCTTAATGAATAAAATCAATTAAACTGTGAATGGCATTAATGCAATAAGCTGCTGGGCAATTCTTGGATTATTAATTGAAATCATAAATCCGTTTTCAACACAGACAAATATCTGTTTATCCTTTTTTGCAGCCAAACGACCACCGGTGGAGGAGACGGCATCCTTCCTTCAGAGCCTGATTGCATCGCATGGACCCAACTATTTGGAGAAGCTTTTTGGCAGCAAGGCCCGAGATGCTCTTTCCCCTCTGGGCGGCGTGGACAAGGTGGCCATCGCTTTGAGTGAATCGCAAACGATTGAGGACTTTGGTGCTGCCCTTCGACTAATGAGGTGAGTGATTCCAGTTCCAGGCATCTGCTTGTGGCTTGGGGCTGCAATTTGTGTGGACACAAAAAACCCCTTAAGCATAAAGATACGAGTGTTTTGTCCCTTCCTTTTCTTGTTTTGGTCATACATAATTCTAATCCCTGTTCAAGTAAAACTTTTTGGCATAACCCCAAGCTATGGTCGGGAATCCTTTTATTCCTGTAAAACTATCCACAGAACAACGTGCTCCCCCCACCCCTAGCATTTCGGTGTCCTTGTCCTTGTCCCATGAATTATCTCTCGGTCCTTTCTGGGTGCTTTGTTATTtgtgtggctgctgctggcacaATAACATTTTCAAGGGTTCAAGGCGAccccaaaacacacacatagaaAGTGTCATgaaattttcaaatatttcaCACATATTTATCATACTTTTTTCCCTCTTATTTTCTTATTTTCTCCATATTTtcatgtttcttttttttggctGGCCTTAGTTTGTGAAGAGCTGCTTTTGTGGAGCGTCTGCTCCTGCTCATGTAATTTATTTGGCTTTGTCCCAAGCAAACAAAGTATTTGTCATATCCTAATGAATTCAATTAGGAAATGTGGTAGGGGTATAAAGGTTCACAGACAATCAGGGAAAGGCCTAGGGGATGGAGCATTTGAAGGTGATATGAGTGGAATATCTCTTTATTATATACAAATGTTTTGGGTCGTCGTTGTGGCCCGATATTTTACTTATATCAGCGCGAGCCAGCGAAGCGAGTGAGCCAGGGGTTGGCGCACGAACGAAACGAGGGAGCAGGGGGAACTAAGGACTCTTATCCCTAGATTCTAGAGATCATTTTCTCCTATAAAATGCGGTACTTTTACTACCTTCAAATCTACTTTTTAAACGGCCTTCGTTCTTGTGCGAATCTCCATTCGCAACATGTTTTCCTAACTGCATTAATTATGCCCTGCCCCCCTCCCAACGCCCACAAAACATATACACTCTCCCTCACGCATCTTTCGTTTTGTTAAAAGATAAACAAAAGCTGAAATTTAATTaacaaaaataacaacaaaagGGAGAGGgagcgagaggcagaggcccCCAAGAAAAACACAAACTGAAAGAAGAGAATTTTCATTAAATTAGTACAACAAAAACTAACCACAAAATGGGATGGGATGAGAGGGGCAGTGGGTTTGTGTGGGGGGCAGGAGCtggcaataataataataataaaattgtgaGGACCCCGACAGGAGGCCCCACTGACTGACTACCAGGACTACGACCACCAGCCCGAGGGCCAGACAAAAGGACATGAAAATATTTGGCTTCACGCACATGTTGATAAATTAGCAAAACAACCCGTAAATGGATGAGGCACGGTGTTGCACGTCCATTTTTCTACCTAAGGTATTTTGCAGTTGGTTTATTTTGCCATTCACATGGTTCGTAGAGGTTTACTTTGGCATTCACAGCATTTGTAGAGAGTTTTTTTCTGCCATTCACAATAGAAGAATGGCACAGAAGTGTATGTTGTCATTCACACAATTCGTATAGGTAATTTTTGCCATTCACACATTTCGCAATGGGTTTTTTGTGCCAATCACACTATTCGTATAGGTATTTTTTGGTATTCTTACAATTTTCATTAGTATATTTTGACATTCACACCATTGGCATTCCCTCCACTCGAATAAATAATTTTACCATTCACAAAATTTGGACAGATAAAAGAAAGCGATAAAAACTTGTAAAAACTTCATTATATCTGTCTTCTGTAAAATGAGTTAACGCAATGGTTTGCCTTTCTCTCAAAAAAACGGCGGGAAAAAACGTATTGTGCAACAAAACCTTACAAAAATAGCTGAAAAACAAAGTAAGATATAGTAAGAGGAAGAGACGTAGAAGGACCTCACGTAGGTGTTGGCTGTCTGGCCCTCACGCCGTCTTTTGCCCTTTCCTTTGGTAtttttatacaatttcatcAACGCAATTAATCGTCCAAGTGTCATAATGTCATTCTCCAAGAGGGAAAAAGATAGCAATGcaaagaaagagaaagagggCAGTGGATGAATGAACCCGAGAATACAAAACCAAACCCGAATCCGAAACGCCAAACTCGAAAACTCGAACCACAAGACACGCACACGAATTTTATTAATGTGCATCTGCCTTGCTCGTTCCCTTTCTGTCTCTTACTCCCTGTGGCTATCTCTCTCTTACTTTGACTCCTTCTCTGTCTCTCCTTTCGACTTACTTGTTAATTATGTTGATGATAACGAAGTTCATCCAGCAAAACAAGCAACAAGAAACATAAGAAAAAGGATCCCTAGATCGAAAAGTGCACACTCTTTTAGCTATTAATAGTAACGAAAAGATTGTCAGATTTTTGGGAAATTTTAGATATATATAAAAGAACATATTCTACGTCAATCTTTAAAGTTTCATTAGTTTACGTTCAAAAATAAAGAAGTTATCCCAGAAAATAGATCAACATCTCTATTACAACTCATATCCTCTCTCTGTAAGGGTATAAAAAATACTTTGGGGAGTACCATAGATAACGAGAAAAGGGTGTGAGGCTATAGGGTGGATATGGTGGTGCCACAGAGCCAACAAACAACAGCTAGAAGCAACAGCAGGAATGGTTGCACGATACCTGCAGGGATTAATTAAGCAAAGCGTATAATTTGAAGCTCGCCGCAGCAAAGCTTAAACTTGTCTCCATGTTTTgagggtgtgtgtgtgtgtacatgtggtctgtatgtgtgtgggggTGGGGCAGAGTAGCTTTGGCTTACTTTATAAGTTATACCATTAGGCAGGGGGTGGTACAGTTGTACGGACATTGGTACGAGAGCAGGGGAACATGGGGTAAAAAGTTTGACTTGAAAATAACACAAGTTTTGAAATAGTCAATAGAAGGCTATAAATGAATCTTTTTTGATTAAGTAAAGAATAGTAAAGTAAAGTATAAAGTATTAAAAACAGTTTAGGGTATACATAAACTTTGAAATGGTGCTTTAAAGGCATAACGCGTCATGCAGCAGCTCTCCTCGGCCTAGGGAATGAGTCTCTGCTGCACAAGTGAGCTTCGACGGGGTTTTGCTTATGCCATTTTGATGATGAAATGTTTGGAATGATGTTTCCGTCGTTCAAGCCAAGAATTCCTCCTATTTAAAGACCCCTTCCTTCGACCTCAAACCACTgtaacatcttggtattgtccCTCAAGGATAAACCCCAACTAAATGCCCCTCTGCGAGGCACCCACCTTTACTTTTCTTTGGCTTAAGACATTTGCCAGAGAGAAAAACTTCATTTAAGTTGTGCAATTAATCAGTaaagaaaataatgaaaataaatgcCATTTTCTTTGCAGATCCGATTTGGAACACTTGCGCTCCGTATTCATGGCTGTGGAGAACGGGGATCTGGGTATGCTGAAATCGCTGGGCATCAAGGACTCGGAACTGGGGGATGTGAAATTCTTCTTGGAGAAGCTGGTGAATACCGGCTTCCTTGACTGAGTAGCGCCAGATCCGGCTTCTGGATTTTATTATGCCCATGCACAGCCCATCAGCCCTAATTTCTATTCGTATTTGGGTACGCCCTATGATAATTACAATTATTAAATGCGAATGCACTCACCAAAACACCCAACAACCACTCACCAAAACACACGTTTCTATTCATTCCCATGCCATTAGATATTTTCTCAAACTCTTTTTATGCTTTCTGATTACTCTCTTCTCTCTTAAATCTCGATTTTCCTTTCGTTTgctttaatttgtttaattttCCTAAACAcattttatataaaaataacaaaaaaaccaaaaatcaagaaaaccaaaaactaaaaaaaaattgcaaaaaagccaccaaaaaaaaaattataaaaaaagaaaTTTAAAGATGTTAAAAATAGAAGAACAAATTCGGCTGCTTTCTCTTAAAATTTCAGCGCTTTTTCCTACACTTTCTCCTCAACTTTCTCTCTCTGAATATTTGTTGCAATTTCCATTGACGATCtatacatttatttttgaGAAAATCAGTGCGCAAATTTCagtaaaagaaaaacaaaacaacaaaaatcctTCATGAGAACTAAATACCAAAAGAGAATAAAATATGGAAGCAGGATCGTTTggcaaaaaaaggaaaaacttaAAGTAAAAACTATGAAAAAAATctacaaaaaaaatacaaagaaaacaaaaaatacctTTCTGAaacatatatactatatatatagaatatattgatttttattgatgTTTATGTAATAGTGTTTCAAGGCTTCTTAGATCCGTAAAGTAAACCGATGATCACTTATGGTATTCACGAAACTAAAGTCCCTAAATGAGCAAAAAGGAAACCTCAATGCAAAAGACCTTCAGTAAAGAACCTTCCACTACAGAATCTTCTATGAACTTTTATTCACTCTTTTTTCCAAAATCTATTAAAAAACTAATATTAAAACTTGACAAATTTCTTTAGTTTTTAGCGTTTAAAAATGTAGAAGAAAAAGCCCTGCAGCTAATCTACTAACCCCCCCAACAAAATAGTATGAGAAATACGAATATATTACGATATCTAGGTAGATATATATCCCATATAGTATATCCAAATGTCGAGCTACTGTGCAAAAAATAGAggggaaaaaggaaaaacacaTTACGGAAACCGTTTTGAGTTGCATAATTCACGagataaaatatatttatgtgtgtctaaaaaatataataaacgAAAACTTACGAATATATATTCCATAAAAAACTCAAACTTTACTCAAATTCTTAACAAATATATTtcttagaaaaaaaaaacattacaGAAAAAACCCCGACAATTTGTAACCAAAATGAGATTCGAACAATATTTTGAGAGCCAATTTCTGTTCAACCAAAAACTGACCCAAAAACATTTGGAAACTAACTTGAAGAAAAACGTACAGAAATTGGTTCCCAAAAAAACACACTAACACAAAACACTTTTCTTTCTAGTTCTAAGAAAAATCTATTGTTCCTTAAAATTATTTCAAAAATGGAGCACGGAATTGTTGAaaagaaaactaaaacaaaGGAAAACAGAAAATTTGAGTAAAGTGAGGATTAGAAAACGAAACCCAACgttgaaatggaaatggaaggAACATTTTAATGGAGTTATAAGTACCTTGAATTAGCTGATAGATCAGAACCACTAAAGTTATTTATTCGAGAAAACTTTTTATCAAATATAGTTGtctattaaataatatttataaaaaataCTTAATCAAATAAAACACTTAAGCAAATCAAGAGTAACTATTACCAGAAGAAAGAACCGATTAAAACTGATccattgaaatatatatacatgATATATATGGTATATACGAGTGTTAAAGGCCCCATGTAAATAAAGAGAAGACAAACTACGAAATTCCATAATCGATGCAAATGATTTAAGAATGGAAAACCGAAGGAAAAGCTGAAGGAAACCGAAGAAAACCACAagaaaaaccgaaaaaaaccaaaagtgaTAATTTTGTGTTTTTTCTTTGGTTTATTTTCAACTTAATTGAAACTAAAAATAAACTATAAAAAAGCAAAGATGAAAATctacaaaaaataaatgtttttTCTTTGTGAATATCTttgaacaatttaaaaaaaatatatacaatacaaattgTAAGCCACGGAAAAACTATATCGCAAAACATATCAGCAGATCTGATCAGATCAAGAAAATTATATGgtaatacaaaatatatgcAAACATATCAAGTAAAAaacacaaacaacaaaaacatatCAAATATGAGGTGGAAAAAAGATGAAGAAAAActtaaaaatcaaataaaattaaGCGAAATACGAATATATTTATGAGTAAAAAACACACCAACAGAGATTTCTTAATCAACAATTTTGATTAGATTAGATCTATAATTTCTAATGATTTTTGTATTAGTTTTTGTTCTTTATAAAACATTTGTAACTTGTTTCAGGGTTTTAAACCAAAACTGACCCATTGAACTCTTAAAATCCTGAAACAATTCTACAAAAATGTAGCAGAAATATAGTTTATAAtacaaaaacacaaaacataAAATGTAACagcttttttttatttataatttaagATTTCTTTTTACTTTTAAAATGATTTCCCTTGACTTTAAGTTGCCTGAAAAACTATCAAAGTTAccaccaaaacaaaaaacagtaACAGATACACCAGAAAATAGTTGAAAAATATagaaatatatacatacatatcttaAAGAGGAAACACACACTAAAAAAAAACGTAGAGTGCTGAAAATAGACAGATAGCAAAGAACAAGATACTACTCGTACTCCAAAAAAAGCAAACAAGAGACAAAATTGCTCTtcaaaaatcaaacaaaaaaaggtaTATTATATTCATAATTATATAcgaaaatatacatacatttaaTGTTTGAAAATACACTACAAGAAGAACTACATACTATACAAGAAATCTATGTGTTATAGAAAATATGGATTACAAttcaacaacaaacaaacaaaacattcAAGAAACCAACAAAACAGATGAAAAAACTAACTTAAATAAACATTTTTAACATTCCAATGAAGCTATTTCTTTGGTGTGCtgttttaaaaacaaaaaaacaaaagaacgaaaacgaaatatgaaattgtgtttttatttggGGAAAGGAATGGGAAAAATGCTCTGGTAAATTCACTTAACTTCGAAGAGAGACCTACAGTCCCTTCTGGTATTTTAGAAATGAAAATTATATTCCATTGGTAACTTTATGGAGAAATTATGGTTCAATCTTTGCCAGGTCTCTGGCATTTCCTATACGGATACGTATCATATTGAGGAAGTCATCTAGAGTCAGATATAGATAAAGACCTTAGACCCTCAACGCTCTATTTTCTCAACCCACAGTCGTAatatttgtgtttttattataTGACTGAAGTGCATTAATTAATTGAAGGAATTTTTTTTGGGGAAATACTAGGCGACGGTCGCATATCTTGACTTGTGTTCTACCTGAGCGATaagatacatatacatacaatataagtctctctccatctctttTCAGCGATTACTTTCGCTGGAGAGAGGGAGCTACAGATAGCACGCGCCGCTCCTCTCACTGCAAATACGACATGGAATGAATGTCTTTATATTCTAATCAGAGAACGTAGAATGTAGATTTGTTGTTGCCGATAGCCATTATTTACTCTTGATTAGCCAGAAAAAACTCTGCCTCTCTGGGTGCTATTGAGAGACCTTAGTCGTGTTTTAGTCGGAAGTCGGTGTGGAAGGTCTCGTCTGCTATTCGGTTTTTGGGGTACGGGCAATCCCTTAAGTGGTTTCGACTTAACATATTAGAAGAAACCTCATAAAGATAGTGAAATTTTTTTGGATGGAATCAACTTTCTATATTCCCTTAAGTGCCTGTGACTTCCTACGATTCGGTTACGTATAGTAATACCCATAAATATCATCAATTTCGATGGGCAGACTGCTTGGGAGTGCCCTTGAGGGCTTCTCATCTATTGTAATCTCCTtatccgacttgtgataatgCAATTTTGGAACATATTCACCTGCTGATATCGTATATTTCACTGGTGCCTAAAAGTTTGCTACAGTGCTAAAGTTCCTCTAATAAATTGCCGAAAATCCAACTGAAAAAGTGAATAAGAATTCCCCAAAAAGTGTTCCATAACTCCTCTAGAAAGTGACCTTTGGGTCATACAAGAAGTGAACCATAATTCCCAAAGAAAAATTGATCTATAAGTTCCTGAAAAAATGCACAATGCCAGCGATTATGATTCGGTTTACAGCGAAGAGGATTACCAGAACACCGTCCAAGGAGCCATAACACCTCCTCTGATGGACTACGAAGAGTTCCGAGTGAAAACCATGGGTAAGAAGTCTCTGACTACAGGGTATTACCGTCTCTCGGGGACGTCTAACCTCTTATCTAGTGTTTGTTATGGGATTTTCTACACACGAATTCTGTTCAAGATATGAGAACTTTGATAAAATGCCATTGCGGAACGAAATTTTTTGCGAATCGGGGTGTAGATCTACAAAAACAGTAGCGGAGGTGGTATATTTTTTGAGGGGTGTCgaaaatcattaaaaaaaattataagtAAAATTCCATAAATACCTTATTTACAGGGTATCCCAAGTGCGCAAAAGTATAAACCTGATTATTTACATCCCACACCCATATCTTGACCCTTTAAAGCCCATCGTTTATTgatattaattaattaagcCCATAAATTCTCACTTTAATTAACATGAAGGCCACAATTCCAATCAGAGCGATCGTTTGATCTCTTCAATCAATTCCCATTCGATTTCACTCTCTTACAaactcctctctctctcgcgctCTCTTTCTGCTACAAATGGAAATGAAACAGTTGAAGCGCGCTCTCTCTTAATCGGTAAGACTCAAGCTAGATTCGAAAAAAATATACACCAATATTGGCTAAAATCGAAGATAAATAAGCTTACCTAAGCATTTTGAAAATGTTATAAGAAATTCCACTAAATAAAAGCTATTTTACGCCAAGCAAGGTTACAATCGGATGCCTACTCACTACTGCGCTGGCGCGCGCGAGCAACGAGAACGATTAACCTATTATAAGCCAAGGGGGTATTTCAATTTTCCACCGAAtataatgaaaatttaatcatttaagcgcagttcaggtgaaagacATCGTGGTTTTTTTAAAGTTCAG
This region of Drosophila miranda strain MSH22 chromosome 2, D.miranda_PacBio2.1, whole genome shotgun sequence genomic DNA includes:
- the LOC108154983 gene encoding IDLSRF-like peptide encodes the protein MDRHRHRHRLSMWPTFAVCLLLLQATTTTMAIDLSRLYGHMANPVQKRSDPCHPYEPFKCPGDGNCISIQYLCDGAPDCSDGYDEDMRLCTAAKRPPVEETASFLQSLIASHGPNYLEKLFGSKARDALSPLGGVDKVAIALSESQTIEDFGAALRLMRSDLEHLRSVFMAVENGDLGMLKSLGIKDSELGDVKFFLEKLVNTGFLD